The Lujinxingia vulgaris DNA window GGTGGCCCCGAGGTTGGCCGTTGGCGAGAAGAAGCTCGAGACGGTGGTCTCGGCCAGGATGTCGAGATCTTCGTCTTCCGGATCGCCGAACATCCCCGCATATCCCGACCCGGTGGAGACGACGCGGAAGACCCCCATGAAGTTCTGCAGGCCCACCCCCACCGAGAGGGTGTCGCTGATCTTATAGCCCACGGCCGCGTGCACATAACCCAGCCCCGAGCCCGTGTTGTCGATGAGCACGTAGCGCTGCGCGCCGTCGATGGGGTAGCGGTTGCCGGAGGCGTAGGGGGTGTAGGCGCCTGCCGCCCAGAAAAGGCGCGGGTTTTTGGTAGGGCCGCCCACAAGAATCTGCGGGATGGTCTGCGGCGGCGCCTGGTTCTGCACCGGCTCATAGGTGCGCGTGGAGCCGTCGGGCATCTGGCGGGGGGCGCGGCTAAACGTAACCTGAGTGTCGAGGACGGCCAGATCTAAAAGCAGCGCGCGATCTTCCAGAAGTGTGATGCCGGCCGGGTTGTACCAGAGCGAATCCAGATCGGCTGCGTGCGGCGCCACCGACGCGGCTGCTCGGCCTGTGGAGGCGACCCCGCGCGTGGGCAAAAAGAAGCCTGCGGCATCCGCATTTCGGGGCGCGAGCGCGGCGAGTGTGGTCGCGGCGATGAGGCCTGCGAGCAGAGGGGCCGAGTTCTTTTGGGAAGTTCGCTTGAACATAGAAACCTTCGATCGCATGTTTGCCGCCGCTGCCTTTTAAGTTCGCGGGCAGACTAGCCCGAGCGCGCGGGCGCTTACAAGACGGTGATGGCCGGCGATTGAGTCGTTGTGAATAGATTTTCACTCCCTGAGGTTGAGGCAGCGCCCTTTTCTGATGAGGCTTTTCCAGAGATCCAGGACTTATGGTGGTACGAAGTAGGATGTGGCGCGCAAAAGCGCGTGGTTGTGGCGCGCTGGGCGTGGCCCTGTTGATGAGCGCGTGGGCGCCCTCGCAGGCAATAGCGCAGGAGTCGAAGAGCGGCGAAGAGGGCGGCGTGGACGCCTCGGTCAGCGCGCAGGGATTGAGCCTTGAGGCGGTGCTCAGCGAGCTGGAAGCGCAGAACGAGAGCTGGACCATCACCGAGCTGCAGATCGAGCAGAGCAGGGCGAGTCGACGGGAGGCGCTAGGTTCGCTTCTGCCGCAGCTGAGTTCTTCGGCCAACGTCACCTATCAGGGCGGCGGCGCGATCGAAGTGCAGGGCAGAACGGTGCGAGAAGCGGTGGAGTGGGGCGTCAACGCCAACGCGTCGATGAGCCTTTTTAACGCGCCGCAGTACTTCACCTATCGGCAGGCCGACCGTCAGCTCGACGCCACGCGCGCGCAAAGCGCCTGGCAGCGCACCCTACTGCGCCTGGAAGCCGAAGAGAGTTTTTATACGCTGGCTGCAGCGCAGCGCGATGTGGACATCGCCAGCTCGGCTGTCGACCTTCGGCGGGCCTACCTGGAGCGCTCCGAGGCGCTGGTCGACGCGGGGCTTGCGGTGGCGGTTGACGTCAGCCGCGCGCGCCAGCAAGTGCTCGAGGCGGAGCAAACACTGCTTGAGGCGGAGCAAAACCTGGGCAACGCCGCCGACGCGCTGGCGTATCTGTTGGGCCGCGAGCCCGACGGGGAGCTGCGCGTCAACTTTGATCCGGACGTGATTGAGGGCGGCGAGTCTTCGGCGCAAGGTGCAACCAACTCGGAGGTGAGCCGGGAGCGTCAGGACTTCGTCTCTCGCCGCTACACCATTGAGGCCGCCGAGCTCGCCCGGCGCGCCACCTGGTGGGGGCTTGTGCCTTCGCTGCAGCTGAACGCCGGCGCCCAGCTGGGCCAGCCCACACTCTTTAACCCCAGCGGGTTCAATTGGACGGTGGGCATCGGCGCGAGCTGGTTGCTTTACGATGGCGGCGCGCGCTACGCGCGCCTCGATCGCGCCAGCGCCCAGATCGCCGAGCAAGAACTCGCGCTGCAGCGCGATCTTCGCCAGGCCAACACCGAACTTCGTCGCGCCAGCCGCGACCTGGACACCGCCCGCGCCGCCATCGATGTGGCCAGCGAGCAGGTGGAGGTCGCCCGCGAAACCTACGAATTTACCTCGGCGCGCTTTGAGTCCGGGCTGGCCACCAGCCTGGAGGTCAGCGACGCCTCCCAGCAATTATTGAGCGCGGAGTTGCGGCTGAATCAGGCGCGTTTGCAGGCGCGCCTGGCCGAGGTCCGTTATCGCTACCTTGAAGAACTTCCGGAATGAGGCGCGGCGCGCTTCACTTCAACAATCACCTCCCGATGGCACCCGAGCGCAACCTCGTC harbors:
- a CDS encoding OmpP1/FadL family transporter — translated: MFKRTSQKNSAPLLAGLIAATTLAALAPRNADAAGFFLPTRGVASTGRAAASVAPHAADLDSLWYNPAGITLLEDRALLLDLAVLDTQVTFSRAPRQMPDGSTRTYEPVQNQAPPQTIPQILVGGPTKNPRLFWAAGAYTPYASGNRYPIDGAQRYVLIDNTGSGLGYVHAAVGYKISDTLSVGVGLQNFMGVFRVVSTGSGYAGMFGDPEDEDLDILAETTVSSFFSPTANLGATWKPHASWTVGASLQLPARLRDGNATIDTRMPTHPAYDNATTTGNEAEIAVPFPLHARLGIRHATSRTNVELAVVYQRWSTLTEVEVSPNEVEIDGVPGVGAMPVAPFVLPQHFRDSISVHLGGEWILNDRLIARGGYAFERGAVPDATYSVFALDPDKHMLSLGAGYDLNARLRLDLSAAALIMPTRVITDSEVRQINPSDENDEITLVVGNGTYEHFGYIAGLSARYFF
- a CDS encoding TolC family protein, producing the protein MWRAKARGCGALGVALLMSAWAPSQAIAQESKSGEEGGVDASVSAQGLSLEAVLSELEAQNESWTITELQIEQSRASRREALGSLLPQLSSSANVTYQGGGAIEVQGRTVREAVEWGVNANASMSLFNAPQYFTYRQADRQLDATRAQSAWQRTLLRLEAEESFYTLAAAQRDVDIASSAVDLRRAYLERSEALVDAGLAVAVDVSRARQQVLEAEQTLLEAEQNLGNAADALAYLLGREPDGELRVNFDPDVIEGGESSAQGATNSEVSRERQDFVSRRYTIEAAELARRATWWGLVPSLQLNAGAQLGQPTLFNPSGFNWTVGIGASWLLYDGGARYARLDRASAQIAEQELALQRDLRQANTELRRASRDLDTARAAIDVASEQVEVARETYEFTSARFESGLATSLEVSDASQQLLSAELRLNQARLQARLAEVRYRYLEELPE